Proteins encoded in a region of the Rutidosis leptorrhynchoides isolate AG116_Rl617_1_P2 chromosome 9, CSIRO_AGI_Rlap_v1, whole genome shotgun sequence genome:
- the LOC139865721 gene encoding uncharacterized protein isoform X1, with product MRTVDKLVNMFNSQRHWMFLSCLLLSIKWMTRLLIGQSRDIQFLPVSGLDGTNMQTRVEKNVCPWWDGQCLFEALDVINVPLPDPNGPFRMPIIDKSEDLGTVVMGKVESGSVREGDSLLIMPNKVQVKVVAIFIDGDKVRSAGPGENLRVRVSGIEDDDILSGFVLSSLEKPIAAVNEFVAELRILDLPDNAIFTTGYNAVLHIHSVVEVCEILELMQQIDSKTREPMKKKAFFVKNGAIVICRIQVTNKICVEKFSDFQQLGRFALRSEGKTVAIGKVTELA from the exons ATGAGAACGGTGGACAAACTCGTGAACATGTTCAACTCTCAAAGACATTGGATGTTTCTAAGTTGCTTGTTGTTGTCAATAAAATGGATGACCCGACTGTTAATTGGTCAAAGCAGAG ATATTCAGTTTCTGCCAGTATCTGGACTTGATGGTACGAATATGCAAACAAGAGTTGAAAAGAATGTGTGCCCGTGGTGGGATGGTCAATGTCTATTTGAAGCACTTGACGTGATTAATGTTCCATTACCTGATCCAAACGGTCCATTCAG AATGCCTATTATCGACAAATCCGAAGACCTGGGGACTGTTGTCATGGGAAAAGTAGAGTCCGGTAGTGTGCGAGAGGGCGATAGCTTGCTCATTATGCCAAATAAG GTTCAAGTTAAAGTTGTTGCCATTTTTATTGATGGAGATAAAGTTAGGAGTGCAGGGCCTGGTGAGAATCTACGAGTCCGAGTCTCTGGGATTGAAGATGACGATATCCTATCGGGATTTGTTCTTTCTAGCCTTG AAAAACCTATAGCTGCAGTTAATGAGTTCGTTGCTGAGTTGCGTATTCTTGATTTGCCGGATAAC GCTATCTTTACAACTGGGTACAATGCTGTATTGCATATTCACTCTGTGGTTGAAGTTTGTGAGATTCTTGAGCTGATGCAGCAGATTGATTCGAAGACTCGGGAACCAATGAAAAAGAAAGCTTTTTTCGTGAAGAATGGTGCTATTGTCATATGCCGTATTCAG GTGACAAATAAGATATGCGTAGAGAAGTTTTCTGATTTTCAACAGCTTGGGCGGTTCGCTCTTCGTTCCGAAG GAAAAACGGTTGCTATTGGAAAAGTAACTGAACTTGCATAA
- the LOC139865721 gene encoding uncharacterized protein isoform X2 codes for MVPFLKSSGYNVKKDIQFLPVSGLDGTNMQTRVEKNVCPWWDGQCLFEALDVINVPLPDPNGPFRMPIIDKSEDLGTVVMGKVESGSVREGDSLLIMPNKVQVKVVAIFIDGDKVRSAGPGENLRVRVSGIEDDDILSGFVLSSLEKPIAAVNEFVAELRILDLPDNAIFTTGYNAVLHIHSVVEVCEILELMQQIDSKTREPMKKKAFFVKNGAIVICRIQVTNKICVEKFSDFQQLGRFALRSEGKTVAIGKVTELA; via the exons ATGGTACCGTTTCTTAAGTCCTCGGGCTACAATGTAAAGAAAG ATATTCAGTTTCTGCCAGTATCTGGACTTGATGGTACGAATATGCAAACAAGAGTTGAAAAGAATGTGTGCCCGTGGTGGGATGGTCAATGTCTATTTGAAGCACTTGACGTGATTAATGTTCCATTACCTGATCCAAACGGTCCATTCAG AATGCCTATTATCGACAAATCCGAAGACCTGGGGACTGTTGTCATGGGAAAAGTAGAGTCCGGTAGTGTGCGAGAGGGCGATAGCTTGCTCATTATGCCAAATAAG GTTCAAGTTAAAGTTGTTGCCATTTTTATTGATGGAGATAAAGTTAGGAGTGCAGGGCCTGGTGAGAATCTACGAGTCCGAGTCTCTGGGATTGAAGATGACGATATCCTATCGGGATTTGTTCTTTCTAGCCTTG AAAAACCTATAGCTGCAGTTAATGAGTTCGTTGCTGAGTTGCGTATTCTTGATTTGCCGGATAAC GCTATCTTTACAACTGGGTACAATGCTGTATTGCATATTCACTCTGTGGTTGAAGTTTGTGAGATTCTTGAGCTGATGCAGCAGATTGATTCGAAGACTCGGGAACCAATGAAAAAGAAAGCTTTTTTCGTGAAGAATGGTGCTATTGTCATATGCCGTATTCAG GTGACAAATAAGATATGCGTAGAGAAGTTTTCTGATTTTCAACAGCTTGGGCGGTTCGCTCTTCGTTCCGAAG GAAAAACGGTTGCTATTGGAAAAGTAACTGAACTTGCATAA
- the LOC139865721 gene encoding uncharacterized protein isoform X3, translated as MQTRVEKNVCPWWDGQCLFEALDVINVPLPDPNGPFRMPIIDKSEDLGTVVMGKVESGSVREGDSLLIMPNKVQVKVVAIFIDGDKVRSAGPGENLRVRVSGIEDDDILSGFVLSSLEKPIAAVNEFVAELRILDLPDNAIFTTGYNAVLHIHSVVEVCEILELMQQIDSKTREPMKKKAFFVKNGAIVICRIQVTNKICVEKFSDFQQLGRFALRSEGKTVAIGKVTELA; from the exons ATGCAAACAAGAGTTGAAAAGAATGTGTGCCCGTGGTGGGATGGTCAATGTCTATTTGAAGCACTTGACGTGATTAATGTTCCATTACCTGATCCAAACGGTCCATTCAG AATGCCTATTATCGACAAATCCGAAGACCTGGGGACTGTTGTCATGGGAAAAGTAGAGTCCGGTAGTGTGCGAGAGGGCGATAGCTTGCTCATTATGCCAAATAAG GTTCAAGTTAAAGTTGTTGCCATTTTTATTGATGGAGATAAAGTTAGGAGTGCAGGGCCTGGTGAGAATCTACGAGTCCGAGTCTCTGGGATTGAAGATGACGATATCCTATCGGGATTTGTTCTTTCTAGCCTTG AAAAACCTATAGCTGCAGTTAATGAGTTCGTTGCTGAGTTGCGTATTCTTGATTTGCCGGATAAC GCTATCTTTACAACTGGGTACAATGCTGTATTGCATATTCACTCTGTGGTTGAAGTTTGTGAGATTCTTGAGCTGATGCAGCAGATTGATTCGAAGACTCGGGAACCAATGAAAAAGAAAGCTTTTTTCGTGAAGAATGGTGCTATTGTCATATGCCGTATTCAG GTGACAAATAAGATATGCGTAGAGAAGTTTTCTGATTTTCAACAGCTTGGGCGGTTCGCTCTTCGTTCCGAAG GAAAAACGGTTGCTATTGGAAAAGTAACTGAACTTGCATAA
- the LOC139865722 gene encoding uncharacterized protein — protein sequence MGVKELILLLLVLHCLCSPASFVPDGIPDGKNFVSESTHKKMEGNQIDKSNCTIDGSSVIVNQSKYISALAGGKHGGRSVGNGGNGGGNEGQTTSSPQNGGNGEIPVYAAGGASGQRRNEKGDAAICSYKEGFAELMVTTLVSLLLHYIPM from the exons ATGGGTGTTAAGGAGCTAATTTTACTGTTATTGGTTCTCCACTGCTTGTGTTCTCCTGCATCATTTGTTCCAGATGGCATTCCAGATGGCAAGAATTTTGTTTCAG AAAGTACACATAAGAAGATGGAAGGTAATCAAATAGACAAAAGCAATTGTACAATTGATGGTAGTAGCGTAATAGTAAACCAAAGCAAGTATATATCTGCTCTTGCGGGGGGTAAACATGGTGGACGGTCAGTAGGAAACGGCGGAAATGGCGGCGGAAATGAAGGTCAGACCACCTCTTCTCCACAAAACGGCGGCAACGGGGAGATCCCTGTATATGCAGCCGGTGGTGCATCAGGTCAGCGTAGAAACGAAAAAGGTGATGCTGCAATTTGTTCCTATAAAGAGGGGTTTGCAGAGCTCATGGTTACAACATTAGTATCTCTTTTGTTGCATTATATTCCTATGTAG
- the LOC139868994 gene encoding uncharacterized protein, translating to MKYNNQKHQTGKDTLVGCPLWTDGLICAFEAKRFRRKYRPQDINESKKQGSKSGQTEKFIDEGVNPNHHLGSVNDNLSTGIYWIPIGWTRINQLTDTVSVDGCWETQHTEFDIDDNELTVADIAVPYRERPVGPTWWCHVDVGHTSVNSWLCNSKWLHPAISIALRDESKLISERMKHLLYEVPVRVAGGLLFELLGQSAGDPYVEEDDIPVVLRSWHAQNYLVTTLHVKGYATNINVLGVSEVQELLAAGGGNLPQTIHELIALLTCRLARWDDRLFRKYIFGAADEVELKFMNRRNLEDLHLFSIILNQEIRRLSAQVIRVKWSLHAREEIVFELLQHLRGNAAKRLLEGITKSTRQMIEEQEAVRGRLFTVQDVMQSSVRAWLQDKSLRVTHNLGVFGGCGLVLSIITGLFGINLDGIPGSENSPYAFLLFSCVLALLGIVLIFIGLLYLGLKNPATEEEVEVRKLELQELVKLFQHEAESHAQLRKSDSRTSMSSAPASAIFPDSFHSYVLMPSQHD from the exons ATGAAATATAATAATCAGAAACATCAAACCGGTAAGGATACCCTTGTGGGTTGTCCCCTGTGGACTGATGGCCTAATTTGTGCTTTCGAAGCTAAACGTTTTCGCAGAAAGTATAGACCACAAGATATAAATGAGTCGAAGAAACAAGGATCTAAAAGTGGACAAACCGAAAAATTTATAGATGAAGGTGTTAATCCTAATCATCATTTAGGCAGTGTTAATGACAATCTGTCAACTGGAATTTATTGGATACCAATTGGTTGGACTAGAATTAATCAACTTACTGACACAGTAAGTGTAGATGGTTGCTGGGAAACTCAACATACGGAATTTGATATCGATGATAATGAACTCACGGTTGCAGATATTGCCGTGCCTTACCGAGAACGGCCCGTGGGTCCTACATGGTGGTGTCATGTTGATGTGGGACATACTTCAGTTAATTCTTGGTTGTGTAACTCGAAATGGCTTCACCCGGCTATCAGTATTGCTTTACGAGATGAAAGCAAACTTATAAGCGAGCGTATGAAGCACCTTCTATATGAG GTTCCTGTTAGGGTTGCTGGTGGACTGTTATTTGAACTATTGGGACAGTCAGCAGGTGATCCATATGTTGAAGAAGATGACATTCCTGTAGTACTAAGATCATGGCATGCTCAGAACTATTTAGTTACTACACTTCATGTGAAAGGATATGCAACAAACATCAACGTCCTTGGTGTTTCAGAAGTGCAG GAGCTGCTTGCTGCAGGAGGTGGTAATTTGCCGCAAACTATTCATGAGCTTATAGCACTCCTAACATGTCGCCTTGCCCGTTGGGATGATAG ATTATTTAGAAAATACATCTTTGGAGCAGCAGATGAAGTTGAGCTGAAGTTTATGAACAG gaGAAACCTAGAGGATCTGCATCTATTCAGCATAATATTAAACCAAGAAATCCGAAGGCTATCTGCACAG GTTATAAGAGTAAAGTGGTCTCTGCATGCTAGGGAAGAGATTGTGTTTGAGCTCCTCCAACATTTGAGAGGTAATGCAGCAAAACGTCTGCTTGAAGGTATAACTAAGAGTACTCGGCAAATGATTGAGGAGCAAGAAGCGGTACGTGGGCGTTTGTTTACAGTACAAGATGTCATGCAAAGTAGTGTTCGCGCCTGGTTACAA GATAAAAGTCTGCGTGTGACGCACAATCTAGGAGTTTTTGGTGGCTGTGGTCTTGTTCTTTCTATCATCACCGGTCTCTTTGGGATAAACTTGGACGGAATCCCTGGATCGGAAAATTCACCATACGCGTTTCTTTTATTTTCATGTGTTCTTGCCCTTTTAGGCATCGTGTTGATTTTCATTGGCTTACTCTATCTTGGACTGAAAAATCCTGCAACGGAAGAGGAAGTTGAGGTCCGAAAACTTGAGTTACAAGAGCTCGTAAAATTGTTCCAGCATGAAGCAGAATCTCATGCGCAGCTTAGGAAATCTGATTCAAGAACCAGCATGTCTTCAGCTCCTGCGTCTGCTATATTTCCCGACAGTTTTCATAGTTATGTTCTTATGCCCTCGCAACATGATTGA